A window of Magallana gigas chromosome 8, xbMagGiga1.1, whole genome shotgun sequence genomic DNA:
TGCACATACTTGATATCACCAACCGTGCACCTGCAGGGCAACCTAGTTTGCTTCTCAGACGTCCATGTTTAAACAAATATGCAGAGCGCTTGCGCAGATGAATAGAAACAAATGTACTCGATAAACTTAGAATATTTCAcctaaaatcaagaaaaaatgtCAGTCATGGATTTTTTAtggaattgataaaaaataattgtttattctTGTTGTTTATACACGAGTAAAAACCATAGTTTTGGGTTCCTTACAGaattattaatgtattttatttatcgGATATTTTTCCTTACGCATGCGTACTAACGAACCGCCTATACAATATGGTGGACAAAAGCTCCTCGGAGAACTAGTGAGATACAATTTTATCGTACAAAGAGTTAATGGCTTGAGTTTGTgcaatttaatgaacatttaagcaaattatatatttcaaatgttgCTTTGCaagttatgatatatttttagatACGCTTTTTAGTCAAAGAATGTACTTTTTCCCCCTGTTGGTCACCTTTTTACTGAAGTCGGTCACATTTTCCCATGTCTTTGACACTGAATGGATCTAGATGTCATCTCAAAACATTGATTATAAACTAAAtactatttttcttttatggcaatatatttttttcgcaTTCAATACCTTCATCGAATTTAAGTGCAAGAACCAATTTGAAGTGTCTGAAGCTGAAGGATTTATTTGTTAAAGAATATATCTTATCTGTTACTgaatagtttaaaaataaaagatttagaATGTATACCACTTCTTAAACTTCAAGACCAGACGTGATTTGATTAACTGAAAGTCTGTGATGAATGTAAAATCATAGCAATGATATTTGCAAATGGGTCAAATCACTGCGAGCACAGCTATACTATAATTGTGTCTGGCAGAATGTATGTTTGTTTGCTTATAATGTGTTAGCCCTTGACAATATTTGCCTTAGTTTCTATTTGCCTAGAGTCTGTTTGTCcgaaatttaaagatttaacaatatttttaaatattagatttttaaaatgaaaaatgtttttcattgaACATACCTGTCTGATGTCATTGGCAATTACATATGTAAATCGAGAGATAAAAAACAAGATGAAACaaaaatccaataaaaaattgtcagatttttaaacttttgttaCCTATTTTCCAGTACCATGTGGCCTATGTTGCTGGACATAAGTAAGGAAGAATGTAAGCGTATATTGCGTAGAATGGAGCTGGAAGCCTATTGCTCCATAGTGTCAGCTTTTAGAGCCCAAGGAGATCTCACAAAGGACAAGAAAAAGATCTTGCAAGATCTACAAACTACACTCAGGTAAAAAAAACATCAGTAGAATATCTAAGAATCCATAATCAAATGAAACTTAGAAATGTATTACTAATAGATGAtaacaaagaaatcaaaaagTTCTATGAAAATTATTCTTTCTTTGCAGTATTTCCACAGAGAGACATAGAGCAGAGGTTAGAAGAGCTGTCAATGATGAGAAACTGGCAACAATTGCAGATCAGTGAGTTAAAAAcctgaattttatttcatgtcATAATGTTCTAGGTCTTGTTGAATACTTTACTTTtgaactgaaatattttttagcatGTGTGGACCCAGTACAGATGCAGAGTGGATGATCGAGGGAAGGCGGCTTATTCCACTGATGCCGCGTCTTGTTCCGCAAACAGCCTTTACTGTCACAGCCAATCAGATGGCTAATCTACAGGCAGAGAAAAACGCAGCCATGCCAAGTCCATCTAGAACAGGAAGTAAAGAGAGTAAGCTTTTAAGGCTTCCAAAGACTTTGTCAACTACCCTTACCTCAACAGTGGCCCTATTTTTAGGGCCTTACATAAAAGAGGCCCTGTAAGAAGCATAAAGTTTCATCTTGATTATTATTTCAAAGCCCCTCAAGTTCTTTTCCTTGTGTTGCAGCAGGCAGTACTTCCTCCAGTCCACCCACCCCTGTAAGTGGGACTGTCACCAAAGTCACCAGACCATCCAGTCCTAACTCCAATGTGGTGGTACTACCAAGTGGAATGTCTATACACATCAAAGGTTTGCATTTTATATGtcttattatttatgaaaataatgaaatttaaggGTTCTCTCCCCTAATTCTACTTTTAGTTTTGATTGAAActgaaaaatttcattgaagacTGAGATTAGCTGATGCAtcaagaaaattgcaaaatttatgGTTGGTTACCCACTGATTGTCTGGTATATgcttactgtggtttcatcaatattcgttgaataccaattttcgtggatttcgttgtttagttgatccacgaaattaaatgttcattgaagtgcaatttttattaacattttgtattgatagagtcattggccacgaatttacgtattcttgaaactgtgattttcactttaccCACGAAAATTGTTGcctttgaaaattaatgaaaccacagtacttagtatttttaaaacttgttaaatCTTGCACTAGTAGTTTTTAAGCATATGGAGGACCCTACAGTGGGTTCTGAAAAACGAGTTGAACAATGACATAATCTTTTTTAGAGCATCATGTTGTGAGACACTATAACCAGTTTCATTGAATCAGAAAATCAAAAACTGACAGATATTATGGTTTTCTCTCAAGTTACATCCCAGTTTTTTTCACTGTTTTGATAATGATGAAAATCTTTTCAGGTGGACTAAATACTGAAGATGAAGAAGAAATGCCTTCCAGAAAAAGGAGGAGGAGCCAGTCTTCTTCGTCAGACTCCATCAACATCGTGTCCCCATCAGCAGGAACCCAGACCCCCAGGGTCACCTACTCCACTGCAGCAAGCTCCTCCTCAGGAATGTCCCCTGTCAAAATCACAATCAGCAAGAGTCCCCAGACCCGGCCACAGGTCACTGCCTCCAGTCAGGCCCAAAAGGTTAGGCACAATAGATTTTGGCACTCTGTAAAGAAGAGCTTGTATAGATAGTTTACAATAGATTCAATTTCAGCCAGAGTTGTTTACTGTCAGATCCTATGTTGGAAGAAAATAAGCATAGATTCCTTTATTTATTGTTCAACCAAATTTAAGTTGTCATACTAGGCATGTTGATGTAGATGACACTTTTTTTCTGAGAAATAAACCTTTGCATACTTTAATAGGTAATTTTAACATtgcaagtgtttaaaaattgtttaaaaaccaGTTTGATCTGCTAGATGGTGGCAAAGGGACATAAATCAGAGGGAAATGTGTTATACAAAAACTTATCTATAGCAGATTATTGCAGATGCTTATTCAATTGGTAGCCCATGATCTGTCTGACCAATTTCTTTTGATTGCTATTCATCCAACTTCATGCGCATTTGTCTACGACTCGATTTTGACCCCTATTGATTTTTAGAGCAAAGTGTCAATGTGTACTGGGTGAACTATGTGAAATGTCCAAATAATGAGTACTTTCTTTGTCATTGAAATCATGTATAAATTGGCCAATTTCCATTACCAGTGGAAGATCCAAATTACTATTTAAGGATTTGGGAGAATTCAGTGGAAAAAAAGAACTTGTTGTGGATTTGTCTTAAATCTTATGATATATTGAGCCTATCCACTTAGAGTTATACGGTTCTTTTTAAACAGGTTATACTGGTGTCCAGTTCAGGTCAAGCATCATCATCCAGCATCCTTCATCAGAAATCTATCACAGTTCCAGTGGTGAAAACAACCAGTTCATTAGGTGGGACGCACAATCAAAAATCATCCAACATCCTTCCAAACTCTGGAGGTTCATCCAATACAAACCTGGGAAACATAGTCACAATGGCCACATCCATGTCTTCCAGTGCAACAGCAAGTATGTTCAATATTACACACATACCATTACCTGTACACTGTACATGGAAAACCTTTTTCAATGTTTAAGTCTGTTTTTAGAAGTGAAATGTTTAAGTACTTGCTTTTAATTTCAGATTCTTCATCTACAGCTGTCACATCATCCACTATGACCTTTTTAACACCAACGGTCAGCATCCAGAAACCTCGCCCCAAGACAGTTCCTAGACAGAGATTCCCTGTGGTAAGGTTTTGCAAATTTTTTACCATAgctaatttatttcaaatttcagttttattGGAATATTCCTATATTGTAGTTATTAGCTTTTTCAGTTTAATAGCAATATTCCTATAATGTAGTTTGTGTGAGGTTGTCAATACTTCTTTGTTAAAAAGTAAAACTTCATGTAAATTTCATGTTTAATATTGTATGTAAATCTTAATATGCAGTATACATGTGTAActgatatagatacatgtacagaaaTGGTCGTCATggattttgtttgatttcagaGCCAAGGTCAGCATAAACCAGGAGTGGTCATTCCCATGGGACCACAGCCAGTGCAGCCCTCCCCTCAATCAATGCAGAACATTCAAATTAAACCTGTTGGGAAATCCCCCTCCACAATTCAGATCAGACAAGAGGGAGGTTAGTTAATAATTTTTCACTCCTTATAGATCCTTTTTTCAAGTGTTGTGAAACTCAGATGCATAAACAAAACTCCATTTATTTTACAGGCATGAAGATTATCACCCAGAGTTTCCCAGGATCTAGCGGTAGTAAGATTCTGCCCAAGCCCTCAGGGTTACCGACCAGCTCTGGCACCCCAGTGGTTGTGGTCAGTCCCGGATCCTCCACAGCCTCCAATGTCACTATGATGACCAAGCCCATCACCTCTATAGGTATGAAGTCAGtcatgacaaaaaataaaactgatagTTGTGTCTCGCAGAGTAATAATGAGACGTAACtcccagattttttttttgcgctCTTAGCGTATTCAATCAGAATCACATTGTTTACTAATGAAAGCTAAGCTTTTGACGTCATATTAATGTCAAAAAAAGTAGGCTGCTAGCTTTTACAAAGTGTtataaaacttaaatctgcTACACTGGAAACTTTGCAGTATCATGACCGACAGATGTTTATTTGCAACAAACCTTTAAATTAATGATGCATTGTTCGCAATTATTGCTATAGTGTTAAATGTCAAATATTTATAGGTCAAGCTGGCACAAAGATTTTGAACATTACAACACAAGGTGGAAAGGTCATCTCTACCTCCAGTCGTGGTCCTAACGTTGTGACGGTGAATCCCAAAACGCTGCACCTCACAGCTGTCAAATCAGGAGCAGGGGGAAGTAAGTCAGGTTATCCATCACTTTTATAGTCAACAATCTTGTAGGAGTAGTAGATTAAAAAATACTTAGCATATTATTTTTGAAACTCATTTAACAGTGGATtgcaaaatgtgttttaggtgGAAAGCCAAATGTGATTGTTGTACAAAAGACTCAGCCACGGCGACTTTCTGGAACGCCAACCTCTTCTGCAAAGGGGACCACTGTCATATCAAGTCCATTTGAAAAGGTCTGTGTATCCTGCTGTGTCTGTAAAAGTATTGAGGAATTGACAAATATTCAGAAAGATATGTAGTTACATgaacaaaatgaataaatagtGGAGGTAATATTTCACATTTCAGGAATTGATGAGTTTTCTCCAGAAGCAAGACAGTACTAAGCACATTGTGGTTACATCTGCCTCTGGTGGTCATAGACCAATAGAAAGAAAAGTCATTGTAACAACACCAGGACAACTAGAGGCTACAAGACAGGTAGTGCATACAGAAAAAGTAGTGTTATGAACATGCTACTGGCAATctccaaatatttattttgcctTAAAGCTTTTTGTGCATCTTCTACTTAGCCATTTATATGGTAGTTAATTTACtgattaattttgataaaacaaaagagGAGGGAGAATAGTTATTAAAGAACAATATTGCTTGAGGGCTTAGAGATTTAGAGGGCTCTACTGTAGGATAACGAAAATAATTTATCTGTTGTAGAGGGTTCGCATTGAGAATGCGGAAGGGAAGTTGATCCAGGATCTGATCCAAGCGGCCAGTCAGGAGTCGGAGGGGGGAGGGGACGTCACCATCAACCTGGACGAGGCCACGCTGGCAGCCCTGACAGGAAACACTGGCAGTCAGCCTTCGGAGACCGTCACCAGTAAAGGTGGGTGGGCTTCATTGTCTCAGTCTCACAATCTTTGATGCGTAGGATTTATCATCTATAATGCAAAAGTTTCTACTATTTATCCCATGTTTTGGCTGAATTTTCACTGAATCGGcacataaaaataaagttttgatATAATATGAATTGGGAGTTGCAATGGTTCTTGGGCAATACCAATGATAGATGTTTTAATATCTTGTGCGTATGAAAAagactaccaaaaatatttgtgagagaaagattaaaatttaataatgcatGTTTTTGTGATTAGATAtgcttttatataattttgtgcATTTCTAGCCCTCTTGCCaagtttaaatagaaaaaaaaaacttactttgtatttgttttgtGTAAATCATATTCTATCACAAATCACATGTAAATCTTAATACAATTATGTTGTGTCTGAActggatattttttaaattctctaGTACTATGATTTCAGGTGCTTCAAATGAAAACCTCCCAAACAATGAGTGGTTTGAGTATGATGACAATTCATCCTTCCAGTCGGGGGTTGATCAGTCTGCTGTTCAAGCCTTGATAGAACAACAAGGACCTAGCAAGCCAAAGGTCACAGTTCAAAGGTTAGCAACAAGTTATATGACTCAGGAgccttatgtacatgtacaatatatgagtaaaaataaatacaggCTTAAATGTATATAAGAGAAAGCAAGTTTTATTATGTATTTCATAAGAAATAATGTGAAAAATGGTGATGTTTTATACCTTCTTCAAgtattggaaaataaaaatggcaatagaaatttcaattaataaaaaCCTCAATCACCTGATTattcatatgaaacaatattttattaacattgGAATCTGGAAgttattttgatgttttgtgtTGTAGATCTTCAAGTGTCGACATAGGGCAATTGTCAGACCAACTTTCTCAACAACAGTTCTACACAATAGGTATGGCaacaaataattttgtaaatttttcattgttcaaaaagaaaataaacttattaTGAATGCTGTATAATGAGTTCTCCTTATTGTTGTACAGAACAAGCTATGAAGATTCTAAATAACCCGGAACAGAGTGAAGCAATGATGATGGAGGAGGTAAGATGACAGATTACTAGTATCTTTCTTGTGCATTTGCCTGTATATGtctttaaagaaattcattttgtaaatgaattgttaattaaatcaatttttagacCATCCTGAAAGAAACGCACATGTTACAGTTAGGATTTCAGTTGATTCTTTTACACAGATGTCATTTTCTATTCTTGCGACTTCATGTTGcccagaaatttgttttttaatattaattatataaatgttgaaaataagAACATTTATTCAGAATCAGGAATCATCATCAGAAGGAAATGTTGTGATAGAAACAGTGAACACATCTCAAGGTTCCGAGATCACGTCACAGAACGAATTGGAACAAATAGCCCGTAATTTGAATCTCCAGGGAGAGCTCGACCCACAGACAGGGATATTCTACACCGTGACCAATGCAGCAGGTCAAACTGAGACTCGCAGACTCACGACCGAGCCCAAAGTAGTGACTGAGAGCAACCCTCAAGGGGAGGCAACCCCTGGCTCTAAGGCTTACGACTTGTTAAGTAGCTCGCTGGCTCAGGCTCAGATAGATCTTGATCCATATCAGTTCATCGAGGAagatgtacatgtgttaacggACAAATCTCCAGCTAGCAGTCAAGCTAGCAGTGGCATTGTGGGTAagaaacatatgttaaaagaAGCCCCAATCATGATATGCTTTAACATTTGCTTCTCAGAGTATGTACTTAAATGCTCATAAATTACAGTTTGGAAATGCATAAGATATCCTGATAATATGGACCTTTCATACAAGATTCAACTACTGTAGTGCATTCATTGTTGAATTGTATATAATCATTCCTTTCCTAGCAGAAACTACTGCTGCGGCAACGTCTGACAATGTTGTGACATCGGAGAGCAGCAGGACAACCACAAGTGGTTCCAATCACACCACCACCACCATTAGAATCAAGCCAGGCAGCAGTTTTATACCTATACAGGAGATTGCCAAATCATCCACCATCAATGTCACACAAGAACAGGTACTTGTGTACTAATACATAGATTTATTTTGGCAACTAAATGCACACTGCAGTATGGCAGTTTATTTCCTGGATGTTCAATTTGCAGTACATAAATAAATGACAACTATTAACAGATTAACATGCAAAAGTTCATCAAATGTGTTCACTGAAAATCTGATATTTAATTGATGGAACATTGCATAAATGTGCATGAAAGTATGCATAATTATGTTCCTTatatttacacatgtaaattAATCAGAATTTGGTTGATGATGTGTCAGTTAAATGTTCAGAGTTATTGTTTCTGTcatgttttgatgatttttactGGAAAAAAACACACCTTTCAATTAAATACAATTGAGGTCTATGAAAGGGAAAGAATCTTGAGCATCATATGATTTTACCATGAAAAACtcacaggaatgaaaacaaatttctgatggagattgtttacattttttctccatttgaaAAGCTGTGGAACACCTCGCAAagttttttcaacattatcatcagGATGCTTTCATGTTgattgcaatacaaaatccttTTCGACTTTTAATTTTCAGCTGTGTATTGATATCTGACAAGATAGaaagaatattgaaaaaaaaaattctttgatatCATTcatcatatacatttgtataaattacCTTTATGACTATATATTATATGCACACTGTTCATATGTTTTgacatactgatgtacatttgCCCGGCTGTTACAAGTTCATGTATGTGTATGGACTATTTTTATATGTTGAATCTATTATTTAGGCATTTCTATCTAATATCTGTAATCTTGTATGCCCTCTGGgcccaaaattggaaataaactattattattattattatatacatgtacatgtataaggaaaacattttcttttcacaCAGAGGAGAAAAtgattaaatcatttaaactggATTAATTCTAGATATTGGAaccaaattattatttataacagaGTAACGTGTTTCATTCTAGCAATGTAAgctttataaaacaatttttttaattagctttatttaaattcaagacCAAGtccaataaaatattaacatacacatgtaaatgTGAAGATTTTCatttaggatttttaaaaaacacaaactaaaggatttatgaattatttttaagatgTAAGATATAGATAGAGagtatttaataatttattttagaatttacagtatttagtAAGTTTTGAATAAGAtgtgtaaaattattaataatttctgTGTGATTAAGTTGTCACaatcatgcaaatataaatttaataccAATCATTTTATTATCCAGTGATAATTACTGCAATGATTAAGCAATTAACCTACTGATGCACAATCAACAGTTTTAATTGCATATGATGGTGAGAAAGGTAGAGACTATGATACCTGTAATTTACACCTGAGCTGTAATAGGTGTAATTAGATGCAGCAAGTAGTAGTGTACCAATGAGTGGAGTCTGTAATTGGGAGGGTGTCAGGAGTAGGAGGAAGGACTCAGTAATTGCTTTGTGTACTCGGGGCCAGGTATATATATAGCCATCCCTCTGGCTAAGCTCATCACAACTTCTGGCTTCTAGCATCACAGACCTTGTGGAAATATTCAGCTGAAAGCAAAGATACAAATccaaatagtatatttttttaaaaagatattttctaCTTTTAGTGAAAGATCTTtttgatatatcattttttcCACTTtaggaaaaataatattttttgtggtATTATCTGGTTAGTTTTGAAATCAGAGCAAAGATGAATGACGCACTTGTCTACGAGAGGGATTTTGCTGACCACCACAATGTTGATGGGGAGATTCACCATGGCCGGCGCTATCCCCAAGTCACAGAGTCCTCTGTCATGCCTGCCCAGGCAGAGTACCCCCCTCCCTACTTTCCCCCACCCTACTCCATGTCATCTCAGCCCCCCATGGACTACCACTACAACAACTCCTACGCCCCAATGTCTGACTACCAGCAGCAGGAACAGCCTTCTCAGCAGGAATACCAGGCCATGCACAACATTGACAGAATCCATGAGTACAAGATGCAGGATGGTGGATCCAATATACACAGACCAGAGCCATTGATGCCAGGAGCGGTGCCCATCAGCTACCCTGACCATGGTATGATGAGCAATGGAGCCCAGCAAGAACTGCCTTCAATGAATGGAAACTACCCACCTATGGAGAATTACATTCCAAGAGAGATGATTGGAAACTTTGATGCACAGTCCTCCAAAGGCATGATTGTCCACGAGAAGACTGGTCGTAATGATGTGGACATTTCTGCTGCTGCTGCTCCAGCCGACGTCTTCTGCATGGTGGATGGAAGACTCTCCCTGCTCAGCAGTACCACCAAGTACAAAGTCACCATTGCAGAAATACAGAGAAGATTGTCTCCCCCTGAGTGCCTGAATGCTTCACTGCTGGGAGGAGTTCTCAGAAGAGCCAAGTCCAAGAATGGAGGAAGATGCTTGAGGGAGAAGTTGGACAAGATTGGACTGAGTCTTCCTGCTGGAAGAAGGAAGGCTGCCCAGACAACTCTGATGACTTCTTTGGTGGAAGGTGAGGCTGTCCGGCTAGCAAGAGATTACGGATATCTGTGCGAGTCTGAATTCCCTGCCAGGAAGTGTGCCGAGTACAACTGCAAGAAATATCAGACCCCAGACCCCCAGGAAAGTATGGCACGCAAGAACATGGTGTTGGCTACCAAGCAAATCCTTAAAGAGTTCATGGATATTCTTAACCAAGACCGCTCTCCCATTGGAAACTCAAGACCCCAGCCAATCCTTGAGCCAGAGATTCAAGGCCACCTGACCAACTTCAGTCTGATCACCCACGGATTTGGATCCCCAGCCATTGTTGCCTCCCTTGCTGCAGTGCAGACCTACCTTACAGAAGTCTTGAAGGTCATGGACAAGTCCTTTGTCAACGATGGATCCATGCCTCCCTCCAAGAAGAGGAAGCTGTGAGAAGTTCCCTTTGCCTGTAAATAAAGTGCTCTCCGTGACTGACTAAAActtacaaagtacatgtacttgactgGATCTGTAATTCCCTACACATTGTGATGTCATATAACTTACTTTTCCATTGTATGTGTTGAATGCCTTGAATTGTTCTATTGGTTTCATAATATGTGCTCATCCTTTTGTATGTTGTATTCATCGACTGTAGTTTTAGAACTAATAAATGCTATGAATATTTGATTCTCTTCttttcgtttttctttttctttgaaaGGGTTTTCAATTATTGCcaatgcattataaaaaaaaagaatgcatGATAACTGTACCAACTCAATGTATTTTGAGTACAAAGGAAATATTCTGGAACTTCTTCATATTCAACTTGTTATTGTTAACTTTCATAGAACAGAAAAATATAGtctcaaatattaaaaacattatatgATTAGCAGCCTAAATGgtgaaaaaataaagagtttttaatttgctttttgTAGTTGGCACCCAATGATGTTGTTCAGGAAGAGTTCAGCACAGAGACGGTCGAGATGACAGGAACGACGGACTTCCTGTCCCAGCCTGCAGCGCTAACGGAAGAAGTCCAGTTAGTGATGGACTCGGTGGCGCTCGGAGACCGAACCATTCAAAGCACCGAGACTGTCACCGTGGAAACCACACAAACGGTGGACCCAGCAGAAGTCAGTCTGGACAACTTTGTTGTGATGGATAACCCTATACCAGGTAATTAATTACCCATATACAAtgccaagtttttttttttcgaattaaGAGTCATAtgtaataaaaactttttgtaatACAGAGAAATAATTTAACATGTATGTTAAACATAAAAGtaagaaagaaacaaataatTCCATAATTTTATCTTAAAGTATACCTTATTTCTCATCTTTGATGCAGAATGTATGAATTACTTGtaattttaattatctttttccCCCAGGAACCAGTGTCAGTGAAGTTCACAGCATGGATCCCCTCAGCAGTTCTGATCCTACAGGCTTGGCTAAAATGGGCAAGAGGAAAAGGAAGGTTCCTGCAGCTTTAGAGGATAGCCCAACCCCCATTCCTGGGGGAGGCTGGAGCAGGGCATGCTTAGGGTATGGCTGTCCACTTCATTGTTAACTTGGTCCTTTACCTTTTGTGTAGAAGATGCACAAACGTATATCtttgaatgtatttatttagaatatgctTATGAGGTtgattttcttattatttttttttgaatgattacattgtacatgtgtatgttttattGCAGATTAATTCAGAAAGTGATGAAATACAGAGGTTTAAATAGACACAAAGATGATTTAAATGCCTCGACATGGTTTCTAGAACCAGGTGGGTAGTAAAGATGATATGTTTAAAAACCAGCaggtattttgtttttcttacaaAGAAATCATCCACAGGGTAAATTACTGACAAACATAAATGATGCCTTTTCGTTTTCcccaatacatgtaattgcatttttgtttcaatatcCGCCCTCTTTCTTTGTAGTGGATCCAGAAGATGCGCCTGATTATTACTCCATTATCAAGAATCCCATGGATTTTGGAACCATCAAAAAGAAATTAGAGGTTAGTTGTATGGAATTGTCATAATATAAGGGATAGATTTATACACTTGCCTTTCATAAGAAGTTACATGTTATTTTTGTTGTAAGTTTGATTTATTCATGTGTcaacaatattttctatatatgtaAACAGGGTCTTAGTTACTCGGATTATGAGGATTTCCATTCAGACATGCTGCTAGTAAGAGACAACTGTAGGCTCTATAATCCCCCAGGAAGTGTGGTGCGGAGAGACTGCGATGAAGTGTTTGCCTATTACATGTCAGAGTATGAGAGAATTCTGGAAAAATGGCAAAAGGTAGGCAAATAATAGGGGGgaaataatttcataatattttatgaaataagttattgtaaatgtatttatgGTTAATtgtcattcattttatttgtcaGGCTCACATCTCTTCACCGTCCT
This region includes:
- the LOC105331296 gene encoding BRCA2-interacting transcriptional repressor EMSY isoform X3; translation: MVDKSSSENYTMWPMLLDISKEECKRILRRMELEAYCSIVSAFRAQGDLTKDKKKILQDLQTTLSISTERHRAEVRRAVNDEKLATIADHMCGPSTDAEWMIEGRRLIPLMPRLVPQTAFTVTANQMANLQAEKNAAMPSPSRTGSKETGSTSSSPPTPVSGTVTKVTRPSSPNSNVVVLPSGMSIHIKGGLNTEDEEEMPSRKRRRSQSSSSDSINIVSPSAGTQTPRVTYSTAASSSSGMSPVKITISKSPQTRPQVTASSQAQKVILVSSSGQASSSSILHQKSITVPVVKTTSSLGGTHNQKSSNILPNSGGSSNTNLGNIVTMATSMSSSATATVTSSTMTFLTPTVSIQKPRPKTVPRQRFPVSQGQHKPGVVIPMGPQPVQPSPQSMQNIQIKPVGKSPSTIQIRQEGGMKIITQSFPGSSGSKILPKPSGLPTSSGTPVVVVSPGSSTASNVTMMTKPITSIGQAGTKILNITTQGGKVISTSSRGPNVVTVNPKTLHLTAVKSGAGGSGKPNVIVVQKTQPRRLSGTPTSSAKGTTVISSPFEKELMSFLQKQDSTKHIVVTSASGGHRPIERKVIVTTPGQLEATRQRVRIENAEGKLIQDLIQAASQESEGGGDVTINLDEATLAALTGNTGSQPSETVTSKGASNENLPNNEWFEYDDNSSFQSGVDQSAVQALIEQQGPSKPKVTVQRSSSVDIGQLSDQLSQQQFYTIEQAMKILNNPEQSEAMMMEENQESSSEGNVVIETVNTSQGSEITSQNELEQIARNLNLQGELDPQTGIFYTVTNAAGQTETRRLTTEPKVVTESNPQGEATPGSKAYDLLSSSLAQAQIDLDPYQFIEEDVHVLTDKSPASSQASSGIVAETTAAATSDNVVTSESSRTTTSGSNHTTTTIRIKPGSSFIPIQEIAKSSTINVTQEQLAPNDVVQEEFSTETVEMTGTTDFLSQPAALTEEVQLVMDSVALGDRTIQSTETVTVETTQTVDPAEVSLDNFVVMDNPIPGTSVSEVHSMDPLSSSDPTGLAKMGKRKRKVPAALEDSPTPIPGGGWSRACLGLIQKVMKYRGLNRHKDDLNASTWFLEPVDPEDAPDYYSIIKNPMDFGTIKKKLEGLSYSDYEDFHSDMLLVRDNCRLYNPPGSVVRRDCDEVFAYYMSEYERILEKWQKAHISSPSSKKLKFESRSPKT